A portion of the Hydractinia symbiolongicarpus strain clone_291-10 chromosome 10, HSymV2.1, whole genome shotgun sequence genome contains these proteins:
- the LOC130612228 gene encoding nonsense-mediated mRNA decay factor SMG7-like: protein MVSASSSLSVGRTCVQILRECESLKLSIQGKSSQVADVFSDEFIVRQSLESHYKQILLSDVQFALDNKVELELWNRAFKEHIDSFRKYMKSSNEKSDYQVKLSVFIDMSIGFYFQLLQEFCDVHDLDLPYHGKGSQLGILREPKAVQSLKPKSNACFYICQDCLVHLGDLARYRNNLKQAASFYKLASKLLPGNGQPYNQLAILSSAVNDSLHTVFYYCKSISVPNPFPAAASNLHKIFNQIYAKHNHKILSKPNITDADDFIDLFIYFNGCIYIKQDIPKLVIVRDKLLQDIKEILLELTQQQVILIAGICIFTLDKNKHNDGECITENESSVWHLILSLSVGIFQAFIEISIEMLFRQPILLEDMKFLPGVKLLFDWIISCNVEGLFEEEQFQENPELFNQLTVFGNELQKICTKHEKSALPLIEDWEMHGVIPLRRIHRRYDFAMQPLKVNSDQTWLIRVTRILNILDSLTLKQQVARFITKEEGERGTYKYICLVQQKASTIPNKSERARSLFRTESEEFGMAAVQGPIASSYSLFDTMWNASLHSTPAEEVKKHMDSTADISTLHMKDTPFMNQQPPRLPLSSTIYEGQVVSQYPNIVPTNLLPAVGKIPLSGHVLNLSSSFDEVNLLQSSPTVVRPPLPMQHQLDLRVSHHDVKPNSIPIQPPFASMQSNNVHRSAFPMVEPRMRPNSIMSHSPSFGAVGQNMRGPPGLQQPVQPGHWPMGSRNVQLGISQPRLIGPEHAMTSGQSIWSSNFAIGQGELSPLEQLLQEQRRSQLPK, encoded by the exons ATGGAACCGTGCTTTCAAAGAACATATTGATAGCTTCAGAAAATATATGAAAAGC AGTAATGAAAAAAGTGATTATCAAGTTAAATTATCTGTATTTATCGACATGTCTATTGGTTTTTACTTCCAA ctCCTGCAAGAGTTTTGTGATGTTCATGATCTTGATCTTCCATATCACGGCAAAGGTAGCCAGCTTGGAATTTTACGAG aaCCAAAAGCAGTCCAGTCCTTAAAACCGAAATCAAATGCTTGTTTTTACATATGTCAAGACTGTTTGGTACACCTTGGTGACTTAG ctcgttacagaaataatttgaagcaAGCTGCATCATTTTATAAGTTAGCATCGAAACTGCTACCTGGAAATG gtCAACCATACAATCAACTTGCGATATTATCCAGTGCAGTCAACGATTCATTACATACTGTTTTCTATTATTGCAAAAG TATTTCCGTGCCGAATCCATTCCCTGCTGCAGCTTCCAACCTCCACAAAATATTCAATCAAATATACGCAAAACACAACCACAA GATTTTATCCAAACCCAATATTACAGATGCTGatgatttcattgacttatttatttatttcaatggATGTATATACATTAAGCAAG ATATTCCGAAACTTGTAATTGTAAGAGATAAGCTTCTCCAGGATATTAAa GAGATATTGTTAGAATTGACACAACAGCAAGTTATACTTATAGCTGGCATATGTATATTTACGTTGGATAAAAATAAGCACAACGACGGAGAGTGTATAACAGAAAACGAGTCCAGTGTATGGCATCTCATATTGTCGTTGAGTGTTGGTATCTTTCAAGCTTTTATTGAAATCTCAATTGAAATGTTGTTTCGCCAACCTATTCTGCTGGAAGATATGAAATTTTTACCAGGGGTTAAGCTACTATTTGATTGGATCATATCTTGCAATGTGGAAGGTTTGTTTGAAGAAGAACAGTTCCAAGAAAATCCAGA ATTATTTAATCAGCTGACTGTATTTGGTAACGAGCTGCAGAAAATCTGCACAAAGCATGAAAAATCag caCTTCCATTGATAGAAGATTGGGAAATGCATGGTGTCATACCTTTGAGACGGATACACAG ACGATATGATTTCGCTATGCAACCTTTAAAAGTGAATTCGGATCAGACGTGGTTGATACGGGTCACGAGAATATTAAACATTCTTGACTCGCTCACCTTAAAACAACAAGTCGCAAG GTTTATCACTAAAGAGGAGGGTGAGCGGGGCACTTATAAATACATTTGTTTGGTACAGCAA aaagcAAGTACCATACCGAACAAGTCAGAACGAGCAAG GTCGTTGTTCCGCACCGAGTCAGAAGAGTTTGGTATGGCTGCTGTACAAGGTCCAATTGCATCTTCTTATTCCTTGTTTGATACAATGTGGAATGCTAGCCTACACAGCACTCCTGCAGAAG AAGTTAAAAAGCATATGGATAGCACTGCTGATATCTCCACCTTGCATATGAAAGACACGCCCTTCATGAATCAACAGCCTCCACGTTTACCGTTATCTTCCACCATTTATGAGGGACAAGTAGTTTCACAGTATCCCAACATTGTACCAACAAATTTGTTGCCCGCGGTTGGTAAAATTCCTTTGTCTGGTCATGTGTTAAACTTGTCGTCCAGTTTCGATGAAGTGAACCTACTTCAGTCTTCGCCGACTGTAGTTCGGCCACCTCTTCCCATGCAACACCAGTTAGATCTGCGTGTGTCACATCATGACGTCAAACCCAACTCGATACCAATACAACCGCCATTTGCGTCCATGCAAAGCAACAATGTGCATCGATCAGCATTTCCGATGGTAGAACCAAGAATGAGACCGAACTCCATAATGAGTCATTCTCCGAGTTTTGGTGCCGTTGGTCAAAACATGAGAGGGCCTCCAGGCTTGCAACAACCTGTGCAGCCAGGACATTGGCCAATGGGTTCAAGGAATGTTCAACTTGGAATCTCCCAACCTCGTTTAATAGGACCCGAGCATGCCATGACTAGTGGGCAG AGTATCTGGAGTTCAAATTTTGCGATCGGTCAAGGTGAATTATCTCCGTTAGAACAACTGTTGCAAGAACAACGTCGAAGTCAACTTCCGAAATAA
- the LOC130612230 gene encoding hexosaminidase D-like isoform X1 produces the protein MISYVFQRHCWRILKILLFVVSSILFLLVWFEYPLQHDAFKEDSELHTRIDELTAKLKRCSHGNNQNRKMLENDRPKIPDTAKKKIQGFSGLRIVHLDLKGAPPKMEYLLQMLPFLKDMGANGLLLEYEDMFPYRGMIRALSSPNTYSYEDIASLLKLAKKLNLEIIPLVQTLGHFEFVLKHDQFRHLRETEQYPNMPCPLHEKTKQIVFKMINQVLELHPDIRRIHLGGDEVFNLKDCEKCKSSKKTKEHLFLHHMIPILKHVRGKTRSKVKPIIWDDMLRKWTVDDMKQFRGLADIMVWGYVPELDNYSLFPEDMWIKYAEAFDKIWVASSYKGALAANNNLVPITMHIKNHESWLRIIKKIKNKVTGVALTGWARYDHFAALCELLPAAIPTLALSLSVLREGSFKKRGKDFVEVMLGFKNPIIIEKDIFGSWDTSIPNYPGGDVYSLVAEYENHVNWYTSTKTRLDSWGNERQVEEKLISILQINGVADSLKQLLPSFKNFRSKCETVLKKYFFEDTVNEWIRDKVDTHIALSEELVDKLNSVLVKLKMKIEL, from the exons ATGATATCGTATGTGTTTCAACGACATTGCTGGAGAATATTGAAGATCTTGCTCTTTGTTGTGAG cagcatactttttttgctgGTGTGGTTTGAATATCCATTACAACATGATGCCTTCAAAGAGGATTCAGAATTGCATACAAGGATAGATGAATTAACAG cAAAATTAAAACGCTGTTCACATGGAAATAATC aaaacagAAAAATGCTCGAAAACGATAGGCCTAAAATTCCAGACACTGCAAAGAAAAAGATTCAAGG gttttCTGGACTAag aATTGTTCATTTGGATTTAAAAGGTGCACCACCTAAAATGGAATATTTGTTGCAG ATGTTACCTTTTTTGAAAGATATGGGTGCGAATGGTCTTCTCTTGGAATATGAAGATATGTTTCCATACCGCGGTATGATTCGTGCACTGTCATCACCAAATACTTACAG TTATGAAGATATTGCTTCGTTGTTGAAATTagcaaagaaattaaatttggAAATCATACCGTTAGTTCAGACGCTTGGACATTTCGAG TTTGTTTTGAAGCACGACCAGTTCCGCCATTTACGAGAAACTGAACAATATCCGAACATGCCATGCCCTTTACATGAGA aaacaaaacaaatcgtGTTCAAAATGATAAATCAGGTATTGGAGCTACACCCAGATATTCGAAGAATACATTTGGGAGGAGATGAG gtttttaatttaaaggactgtgaaaAATGCAAGTCAAGCAAAAAAACGAAAGAACATTTGTTTTTACATCATATGATTCCTATACTGAAGCATGTACGAGGTAAAACTCGCTCGAAAGTGAAACCAATCATTTGGGATGACATGCTGAGGAAATGGACTGTGGACGATATGAAAC aatttcgTGGTCTAGCAGACATTATGGTTTGGGGTTACGTGCCTGAGTTGGACAACTATTCCTTATTTCCTGAAG acatGTGGATAAAATACGCGGAAGCCTTCGACAAAATTTGGGTGGCAAGCTCATATAAAG GTGCGCTTGCAGCCAACAATAACTTAGTTCCTATAACAatgcatataaaaaatcatGAATCGTGGCTTcgcatcattaaaaaaataaagaacaaagtCACAGGTGTTGCTTTAACAGGTTGGGCCAG ATATGATCATTTTGCTGCTCTCTGTGAGCTTCTACCAGCTGCTATCCCAACGTTGGCGTTGTCTTTGTCAGTTCTTCGTGAAG GGTCCTTTAAAAAACGTGGTAAAGATTTCGTCGAAGTTATGCTAGGTTTTAAAAATCCGATTATTATAGAAAAAGATATATTTGGAAG TTGGGATACGTCGATTCCTAACTACCCAGGAGGAGATGTCTACTCCCTTGTTGCCGAGTATGAAAATCATGTGAATTGGTACACCAGCACTAAAACAag GTTGGATAGTTGGGGAAATGAACGTCAAGTGGAAGAAAAACTTATTAGCATTTTACAGATTAATGGAGTAGCAGATTCTTTGAAGCA GCTGCTTCCATCGTTTAAAAATTTCCGATCAAAGTGCGAAACAGTGTTGAAGAAATACTTTTTCGAAGACACAGTGAACGAATGGATACGAGACAAGGTGGACACGCATATAGCTTTATCTGAAGAATTAGTGGATAAACTAAATTCTGTTTTAGTCAAACTGAAAATGAAAATTGAGTTGtag
- the LOC130612230 gene encoding hexosaminidase D-like isoform X2 gives MISYVFQRHCWRILKILLFVVSILFLLVWFEYPLQHDAFKEDSELHTRIDELTAKLKRCSHGNNQNRKMLENDRPKIPDTAKKKIQGFSGLRIVHLDLKGAPPKMEYLLQMLPFLKDMGANGLLLEYEDMFPYRGMIRALSSPNTYSYEDIASLLKLAKKLNLEIIPLVQTLGHFEFVLKHDQFRHLRETEQYPNMPCPLHEKTKQIVFKMINQVLELHPDIRRIHLGGDEVFNLKDCEKCKSSKKTKEHLFLHHMIPILKHVRGKTRSKVKPIIWDDMLRKWTVDDMKQFRGLADIMVWGYVPELDNYSLFPEDMWIKYAEAFDKIWVASSYKGALAANNNLVPITMHIKNHESWLRIIKKIKNKVTGVALTGWARYDHFAALCELLPAAIPTLALSLSVLREGSFKKRGKDFVEVMLGFKNPIIIEKDIFGSWDTSIPNYPGGDVYSLVAEYENHVNWYTSTKTRLDSWGNERQVEEKLISILQINGVADSLKQLLPSFKNFRSKCETVLKKYFFEDTVNEWIRDKVDTHIALSEELVDKLNSVLVKLKMKIEL, from the exons ATGATATCGTATGTGTTTCAACGACATTGCTGGAGAATATTGAAGATCTTGCTCTTTGTTGTGAG catactttttttgctgGTGTGGTTTGAATATCCATTACAACATGATGCCTTCAAAGAGGATTCAGAATTGCATACAAGGATAGATGAATTAACAG cAAAATTAAAACGCTGTTCACATGGAAATAATC aaaacagAAAAATGCTCGAAAACGATAGGCCTAAAATTCCAGACACTGCAAAGAAAAAGATTCAAGG gttttCTGGACTAag aATTGTTCATTTGGATTTAAAAGGTGCACCACCTAAAATGGAATATTTGTTGCAG ATGTTACCTTTTTTGAAAGATATGGGTGCGAATGGTCTTCTCTTGGAATATGAAGATATGTTTCCATACCGCGGTATGATTCGTGCACTGTCATCACCAAATACTTACAG TTATGAAGATATTGCTTCGTTGTTGAAATTagcaaagaaattaaatttggAAATCATACCGTTAGTTCAGACGCTTGGACATTTCGAG TTTGTTTTGAAGCACGACCAGTTCCGCCATTTACGAGAAACTGAACAATATCCGAACATGCCATGCCCTTTACATGAGA aaacaaaacaaatcgtGTTCAAAATGATAAATCAGGTATTGGAGCTACACCCAGATATTCGAAGAATACATTTGGGAGGAGATGAG gtttttaatttaaaggactgtgaaaAATGCAAGTCAAGCAAAAAAACGAAAGAACATTTGTTTTTACATCATATGATTCCTATACTGAAGCATGTACGAGGTAAAACTCGCTCGAAAGTGAAACCAATCATTTGGGATGACATGCTGAGGAAATGGACTGTGGACGATATGAAAC aatttcgTGGTCTAGCAGACATTATGGTTTGGGGTTACGTGCCTGAGTTGGACAACTATTCCTTATTTCCTGAAG acatGTGGATAAAATACGCGGAAGCCTTCGACAAAATTTGGGTGGCAAGCTCATATAAAG GTGCGCTTGCAGCCAACAATAACTTAGTTCCTATAACAatgcatataaaaaatcatGAATCGTGGCTTcgcatcattaaaaaaataaagaacaaagtCACAGGTGTTGCTTTAACAGGTTGGGCCAG ATATGATCATTTTGCTGCTCTCTGTGAGCTTCTACCAGCTGCTATCCCAACGTTGGCGTTGTCTTTGTCAGTTCTTCGTGAAG GGTCCTTTAAAAAACGTGGTAAAGATTTCGTCGAAGTTATGCTAGGTTTTAAAAATCCGATTATTATAGAAAAAGATATATTTGGAAG TTGGGATACGTCGATTCCTAACTACCCAGGAGGAGATGTCTACTCCCTTGTTGCCGAGTATGAAAATCATGTGAATTGGTACACCAGCACTAAAACAag GTTGGATAGTTGGGGAAATGAACGTCAAGTGGAAGAAAAACTTATTAGCATTTTACAGATTAATGGAGTAGCAGATTCTTTGAAGCA GCTGCTTCCATCGTTTAAAAATTTCCGATCAAAGTGCGAAACAGTGTTGAAGAAATACTTTTTCGAAGACACAGTGAACGAATGGATACGAGACAAGGTGGACACGCATATAGCTTTATCTGAAGAATTAGTGGATAAACTAAATTCTGTTTTAGTCAAACTGAAAATGAAAATTGAGTTGtag
- the LOC130612231 gene encoding RING finger protein 37-like, producing MEKRMLQSRLINFASKDYGTKICSTALTVDGCEIENLINQSPRSFYCSKYFMSEYYIKCPVEIVMTFPCLIDISAVCVEPKVLSHQSKCIEVFTVMERYKSTFSVTTNSQNNKLKEMIRKRPGIQTEKNHLEYPCTYVNDFTKPEVRQSKKPFLNFAGKYKCNMNEPQQQPDKVLFVNRSHSLPFQATMSNYVQTELKPYASTRACSFMVIRITWATIPVLKKIEVWGTPASNNPDFIFKVIHNIFHPKLKDPPSEVKTENHESKKVEIITSEPVNTVIPEDFIDPITFSLMTVPLLLPSGNIVDRDTLEKYVAEEEKFGRLPSDPFTGIVFHGSRKAIPNTSLKARIDEFLLKHGHLIKQSSQTSGSKESSKRKTVDSLRDNITFTNTSNTLKKRKIFSNTNDYHVHATSSSSIIDTSNTTTEKNHETDLKDSLNLSLFQTLSKIPICQKVKKMEITCCKCKTDETSKLFTFPCLHLCCRECLNLLLDSQKGCYKCGKTFSRLNVLKFNG from the coding sequence ATGGAAAAGCGGATGCTTCAAAGTCGACTTATAAATTTCGCTTCTAAAGACTATGGCACAAAGATATGCTCAACTGCTTTAACAGTAGAtggatgtgaaattgaaaatcTAATAAACCAATCACCCAGATCTTTTTActgttcaaaatattttatgtcCGAATATTACATCAAATGTCCAGTAGAGATAGTGATGACTTTTCCTTGCCTCATTGATATATCGGCTGTTTGCGTAGAACCAAAAGTATTAAGTCACCAGTCGAAATGCATCGAGGTGTTCACCGTCATGGAAAGATACaaaagtactttttcagttACTACAAATTCAcaaaataataagttaaaaGAAATGATTAGAAAAAGACCAGGCATACAAACTgaaaagaatcatttggaatacCCCTGCACATATGTAAACGATTTCACTAAGCCTGAAGTACGGCAAAGTAAAAAaccctttttaaattttgctggcAAGTATAAGTGTAATATGAATGAGCCACAACAACAACCagataaagttttatttgtgAACAGAAGTCATTCTTTGCCATTTCAAGCCACGATGTCAAATTATGTGCAAACTGAGTTAAAACCATATGCATCTACCCGTGCTTGTAGTTTTATGGTTATCCGTATAACTTGGGCAACAATTCCTgtgctaaaaaaaattgaagtatggGGAACACCTGCATCGAATAAccctgatttcatttttaaagtgaTACATAATATTTTTCATCCTAAATTGAAAGATCCCCCAAGTGAAGTAAAAACAGAAAACCATGAAtctaaaaaagttgaaataatAACTTCAGAGCCTGTTAATACTGTTATTCCTGAAGACTTCATTGATCCAATTACGTTTTCTCTCATGACTGTGCCATTACTATTACCATCAGGAAATATTGTTGATAGAGACACACTAGAAAAATATGTTGCAGAAGAAGAAAAGTTTGGACGTCTTCCTTCTGATCCCTTTACTGGAATTGTTTTTCATGGTTCACGGAAAGCAATACCGAATACTAGTTTGAAGGCCAGAATCGATGAGTTTCTTTTGAAACACGGTCATTTAATTAAACAAAGCAGTCAAACATCTGGTTCAAAGGAAAGTTCGAAAAGAAAGACTGTTGATTCTTTAAGGGACAATATCACATTTACCAATACTAGTAACACTTTGaagaaaaggaaaatttttagcAATACCAATGACTATCATGTTCACGCCACAAGTTCATCTAGCATAATTGATACATCGAACACAACAACTGAGAAAAATCACGAAACCGACCTGAAGGATAGTTTAAATTTATCCTtgtttcaaactttatcaaaaattcCAATTTgccaaaaagttaaaaaaatggaGATAACATGTTGCAAATGTAAAACCGATGAGACAAGCAAACTGTTTACTTTTCCATGCCTTCACTTGTGCTGTCGAGAATGTTTGAATTTATTATTAGACTCTCAGAAAGGATGTTATAAATGTGGAAAGACTTTCAGTAGATTgaatgttttaaagtttaatgGATAA